One window of Cryobacterium arcticum genomic DNA carries:
- a CDS encoding response regulator transcription factor codes for MTNTAVTLIDNPIRLALVDDHRMLLGALTEWIRGAADDINMVAAVTTWPELLTHPEFPVDVVLLDLDLKDNIPVSLKISTLKTAGVKTVLMSTYSEPALVREALAAGALGYLVKTEEASTIVEAIHAANDGDSYISAELDLALHSGTAGSSPRLSAQERRVMALYGAGEPVKAVAHQLGISEETAKSYLKRIREKYRLAGFDVGTKVALRKRAIHDGILLQSD; via the coding sequence GTGACGAACACAGCAGTGACGCTCATCGACAATCCCATCCGGTTGGCCCTGGTCGACGATCACCGGATGCTCCTGGGAGCGTTGACCGAGTGGATCAGGGGGGCCGCTGACGACATCAACATGGTGGCCGCCGTGACCACCTGGCCGGAGCTCCTCACCCATCCGGAGTTCCCGGTGGATGTGGTCCTGCTCGACCTGGACCTCAAGGACAACATCCCGGTCTCGCTCAAGATCTCCACGCTCAAGACCGCCGGGGTGAAGACGGTGCTCATGAGCACCTACTCCGAGCCCGCGCTGGTGCGTGAGGCCCTGGCCGCCGGAGCGCTCGGCTACCTCGTGAAGACCGAGGAAGCCAGCACCATCGTCGAGGCCATCCACGCCGCCAACGACGGCGACTCCTACATCTCCGCCGAGCTCGACCTGGCCCTGCACAGCGGAACGGCCGGCTCCTCGCCGCGCCTGAGCGCCCAGGAACGCCGGGTCATGGCTCTGTACGGCGCCGGCGAACCGGTCAAGGCCGTGGCGCACCAGCTCGGCATCTCAGAGGAAACCGCGAAGTCGTACCTCAAGCGGATCCGCGAGAAGTACCGCCTGGCCGGTTTCGACGTGGGAACCAAGGTCGCGCTGCGCAAGCGTGCCATCCACGACGGCATCCTGCTGCAGTCCGACTAA
- the metX gene encoding homoserine O-acetyltransferase MetX, whose protein sequence is MEWQYSEDTVPSSLVTEAQVRSVAGKPPVTGAWRDGDPVGHRRFVDIGGLDLEAGQRLPAARIAYESWGELSPARDNAVLVLHALTGDSHLVGASGSGHPTAGWWSGIVGPGLALDTDRWFVVAPNMLGGCQGSTGPASLAPDRSEWGPRFPYLTIRDQVAAQVAFSDRLGIDRWAAIVGGSMGGMHVLEWGIDQPDRVDRLGILAAPPVTTADQIALNSVQIEAIRTDPLFRSGEYYDADAGDGPSRGLALARRMALLNYRSPSELNQRFERSWQSDITPLGSHGRFAVESYLDFHGNKFTRRFDANSYITLVEAMNSHDVGRGRGGIDAALSRITARTLIVGIDSDRLFPVDGQRVIAAGLGAGLGLGPEPAGAGTVVIESGYGHDGFLIEDEAIGAQLRRLLAAPGPDREG, encoded by the coding sequence ATGGAATGGCAATACTCCGAGGACACCGTCCCGTCCAGCCTCGTGACCGAGGCACAGGTACGATCCGTCGCGGGTAAACCACCGGTCACCGGCGCCTGGCGCGACGGCGACCCCGTGGGCCACCGACGCTTCGTCGACATCGGCGGTCTGGATCTCGAGGCCGGCCAGCGCCTGCCGGCGGCCCGGATCGCCTACGAGAGCTGGGGCGAGCTCTCCCCCGCCCGCGACAATGCCGTGCTCGTGCTGCACGCCCTGACGGGAGACAGCCACCTGGTCGGCGCCTCCGGCTCCGGGCACCCCACCGCCGGCTGGTGGAGCGGAATCGTGGGTCCCGGCCTCGCCCTCGACACCGACCGCTGGTTCGTGGTGGCACCGAACATGCTCGGCGGCTGCCAGGGCAGCACCGGGCCCGCCTCTCTCGCACCCGACCGCTCCGAGTGGGGGCCGCGGTTCCCGTACCTCACCATCCGCGACCAGGTGGCGGCCCAGGTGGCCTTCAGCGACCGGCTCGGCATCGACAGGTGGGCCGCCATCGTGGGCGGCTCGATGGGTGGGATGCACGTGCTGGAATGGGGCATCGACCAGCCCGACCGGGTGGACCGCCTCGGTATCCTCGCGGCCCCGCCCGTCACCACGGCCGACCAGATCGCGCTCAACTCGGTGCAGATCGAGGCGATCCGCACCGACCCGTTGTTCCGCTCCGGCGAGTACTACGACGCCGACGCCGGCGACGGCCCGAGTCGCGGCCTCGCGCTGGCCCGGCGGATGGCCCTGCTCAATTACCGCAGCCCGTCCGAACTCAATCAGCGCTTCGAACGCAGCTGGCAGAGTGACATCACCCCGCTGGGATCGCACGGCCGGTTCGCCGTCGAGTCCTACCTCGACTTCCACGGCAACAAGTTCACCCGGCGGTTCGACGCCAACAGCTACATCACCCTCGTCGAGGCCATGAACTCCCACGATGTGGGCCGCGGCCGCGGTGGCATCGACGCCGCCCTGTCCCGCATCACGGCCCGCACCCTGATCGTCGGCATCGACAGCGACAGGCTGTTCCCCGTCGACGGGCAACGCGTGATCGCCGCCGGCCTCGGCGCCGGTCTCGGCCTGGGTCCCGAACCGGCCGGCGCGGGGACCGTGGTGATCGAGTCCGGCTACGGCCACGACGGCTTCCTCATCGAGGACGAGGCCATCGGCGCCCAACTGCGCCGGCTCCTGGCGGCGCCAGGCCCCGACCGGGAGGGTTGA
- a CDS encoding DUF4389 domain-containing protein produces MKPGPLVMLLIGTILTLLGFGLTAAGTVAAIASGAQGDNGYFSTRSASFVANSYALTSPTLGPVTTTGTPPPLNLDIARIRLEATSSNGADVFIGIAPRTEVDSYLASVAHTEVSGIQSTPFRVDYRQIAGSDRPEPPEEQSWWTVSAAGPGTQEITWSVQPGAWAVVVMNADASRPVAVDLRAGVRSGLLAPAAAALLLTGLVTLLIGLALVMLGVIGLGRNGPAPSSRPDVRGPQPPLDPDRPGADYPARLNGWLQPGLSRALWLVKWVLVIPHYIVLFFLWFGFWISTIVAGFAILFTGRYPRAIFNYNVGVLRWNWRVTFYAYSALGTDRYPPFTLAATDYPADLEVDYPDRLSHGLVLVKSWLLAIPHLIIVAIITGGTWAWTTSWNNWATGGGAGFSLLTVLVLIAAVVLLFSGRYRRGIFDLILGLNRWLYRVIVYAALMRDEYPPFRLDQGPIDPGSLAPAGQPVPAPATPATSAAPAPAPAAAPPAPGPTLAPDDGR; encoded by the coding sequence ATGAAGCCCGGCCCCCTCGTCATGCTCCTGATCGGCACGATCCTCACACTCCTGGGTTTCGGGCTCACCGCCGCCGGCACCGTGGCGGCCATCGCCAGCGGGGCGCAGGGCGACAACGGCTACTTCTCCACCCGCTCCGCGTCGTTCGTCGCGAACTCGTATGCGCTCACCAGCCCCACCCTCGGCCCGGTCACCACCACGGGCACACCACCGCCGCTGAACCTCGACATCGCCCGCATCCGGCTGGAGGCCACCAGCAGCAACGGAGCTGACGTCTTCATCGGGATCGCGCCGCGCACCGAGGTGGACAGTTACCTGGCCAGCGTCGCGCACACCGAGGTGAGCGGCATCCAGTCCACCCCGTTCCGGGTGGACTACCGCCAGATCGCCGGGTCGGACCGGCCCGAACCTCCCGAGGAACAGTCCTGGTGGACGGTGTCTGCCGCGGGCCCGGGCACCCAGGAGATCACCTGGTCGGTGCAGCCGGGAGCCTGGGCGGTCGTGGTGATGAACGCGGATGCCAGCCGGCCCGTGGCCGTGGACCTGCGGGCTGGGGTACGGTCGGGGCTGCTCGCCCCGGCGGCGGCGGCGCTGCTGCTCACCGGTCTTGTGACCCTCCTCATCGGCCTGGCGCTCGTGATGCTCGGCGTGATCGGCCTCGGCCGCAACGGGCCGGCCCCGTCGAGCCGGCCCGACGTCCGGGGACCCCAGCCTCCGCTGGATCCCGACCGGCCGGGTGCCGACTATCCGGCGCGGTTGAACGGCTGGCTCCAACCCGGGCTCTCGCGGGCGCTCTGGCTGGTCAAATGGGTCCTCGTCATCCCGCACTACATCGTGCTGTTCTTCCTGTGGTTCGGCTTCTGGATCAGCACCATCGTGGCGGGCTTCGCCATCCTCTTCACCGGCCGGTATCCCCGGGCGATCTTCAACTACAACGTCGGGGTGCTGCGCTGGAACTGGCGGGTGACCTTCTACGCGTACTCCGCCCTCGGCACCGATCGGTACCCGCCGTTCACGCTCGCCGCGACCGACTACCCGGCCGACCTCGAGGTGGACTACCCGGATCGTCTCTCGCACGGACTGGTCCTCGTGAAGTCCTGGCTGCTGGCGATCCCGCACCTGATCATCGTGGCCATCATCACCGGTGGCACCTGGGCGTGGACGACGAGCTGGAACAACTGGGCCACCGGCGGCGGCGCCGGATTCTCCCTCCTCACCGTCCTGGTGCTCATCGCCGCCGTGGTCCTGCTCTTCAGCGGCCGGTATCGCCGCGGCATCTTCGACCTGATCCTGGGGCTGAACCGGTGGCTCTACCGGGTGATCGTGTACGCCGCCCTGATGCGTGACGAGTACCCGCCCTTCCGGCTCGATCAGGGTCCCATCGACCCCGGGTCCCTCGCTCCGGCCGGTCAGCCGGTCCCCGCACCCGCCACACCCGCCACATCTGCCGCGCCCGCGCCCGCCCCCGCAGCCGCACCGCCGGCACCCGGTCCCACCCTCGCTCCCGATGACGGTCGATAG
- a CDS encoding ADP-dependent NAD(P)H-hydrate dehydratase: MAKPRRWLEWEAAQARDWIAVPQATDDKYSRGVLGVRTGSTAYPGAAVLGVEAASRTGVGMVRYLGPKRVSSLVLQRRPEVVTADGRVQAWLLGSGMDAAARSDEETARLRKALKQGLPTVVDAGALDLVGGTAGPTVITPHFRELAGLLGRSGQTVTADQIAGDPGEWAVRASSALGCTVLLKGSVTHIASPSGIRLTVSGAPAWLATAGSGDVLAGILGALLATHSARIEADADALAALTATAAFVHAAAAHRASAGGPLVALDVAEAVPATLSALLA; this comes from the coding sequence ATGGCGAAACCACGACGATGGCTGGAATGGGAGGCCGCCCAGGCCCGCGACTGGATCGCGGTTCCGCAGGCGACCGATGACAAGTACAGCCGGGGTGTGCTGGGCGTGCGCACCGGTTCCACCGCGTACCCGGGGGCCGCGGTGCTCGGAGTCGAGGCCGCGAGCCGCACCGGTGTGGGCATGGTGCGCTACCTCGGCCCGAAGCGGGTGTCGAGCCTGGTGCTGCAGCGCCGCCCCGAGGTCGTCACGGCCGACGGCCGGGTGCAGGCCTGGCTGCTCGGGTCTGGCATGGACGCCGCCGCCCGCAGCGACGAGGAGACGGCGCGGCTGCGGAAGGCCCTCAAGCAGGGCCTGCCGACGGTCGTCGACGCCGGGGCCCTCGACCTGGTGGGCGGCACCGCCGGACCCACGGTGATCACCCCGCACTTCCGTGAGCTGGCCGGGCTGCTCGGCCGCTCGGGCCAGACCGTCACGGCCGACCAGATCGCCGGCGACCCCGGTGAGTGGGCCGTGCGGGCCTCCAGCGCCCTCGGCTGCACCGTGCTGCTCAAGGGCAGTGTCACCCACATCGCGTCACCGTCCGGCATCCGCCTGACGGTGTCCGGCGCACCGGCCTGGCTGGCCACGGCCGGCTCCGGCGACGTGCTCGCCGGCATCCTCGGCGCGCTCCTGGCCACCCACTCCGCGCGCATCGAGGCGGATGCCGACGCGCTGGCGGCCCTCACCGCCACGGCCGCGTTCGTGCACGCGGCTGCGGCGCACCGGGCCAGCGCCGGGGGACCGCTCGTGGCGTTGGACGTGGCCGAGGCCGTCCCGGCGACCCTCTCCGCCCTGCTCGCCTGA
- a CDS encoding glycosyltransferase 87 family protein — protein MPETPIPAAASVAPPTGRLWFLRRPLVLWGGFVLVHAVLIGLNLSGIGWPLGDVERVYLGWAEGTVSGAVRLGIDTDFVYPILALAPILASLAFGAPMYALTWLGLVTVLNGVAFGVLTGRRPGRAAAGAAWWWLGFLLLLGPVGLARIDSVTVPLVIMGLLWLRTRPFWGAVLLSVATWVKVWPVAAIIALVVASKRRWQVLAAFAGTSALIIVVALTQGSGLTILSFVTEQTDRGIQIEAPVAGWWLWQSALGIPGTLVYYDQQILTYQVIGTGTELAIAVMTPLLVLCVAAVLALGWRAQRRGASVDRLFPPLLLALVLTLIVVNKVGSPQFMTWLAAPLILGLVSSPRSWWRPALVALVMAALTQVVYPYFYDGLLATTPAMVLILTARNLLEVVLLVWMAVRLWRLGSPGAGPGVLTQAAPAAGLHRSILKE, from the coding sequence GTGCCCGAAACCCCGATCCCTGCCGCAGCCTCGGTGGCGCCGCCGACCGGCCGTCTCTGGTTCCTACGCCGGCCGCTCGTTCTCTGGGGCGGTTTTGTGCTCGTGCACGCCGTGCTCATCGGCCTCAACCTCAGCGGCATCGGCTGGCCCCTCGGCGATGTCGAACGGGTCTACCTGGGATGGGCGGAGGGCACCGTCTCCGGCGCCGTGCGGCTGGGCATCGACACCGACTTCGTCTACCCGATCCTGGCCCTTGCCCCGATCCTCGCGTCGCTGGCCTTCGGGGCGCCGATGTACGCGCTCACCTGGCTCGGCCTGGTGACGGTGCTCAACGGCGTCGCGTTCGGTGTGCTCACCGGCCGCCGGCCCGGCCGGGCCGCCGCAGGGGCAGCCTGGTGGTGGCTGGGCTTCCTGCTCCTGCTCGGCCCGGTCGGGCTCGCCCGGATCGACTCGGTGACGGTTCCGCTGGTGATCATGGGCCTGCTGTGGCTCCGTACCCGGCCGTTCTGGGGCGCGGTACTGCTCAGCGTGGCCACCTGGGTCAAGGTCTGGCCGGTCGCCGCGATCATCGCCCTGGTCGTGGCGTCGAAGCGCCGCTGGCAGGTGCTCGCCGCTTTCGCCGGCACCTCCGCGCTGATCATCGTGGTGGCCCTCACCCAGGGCAGCGGGCTCACCATCCTCAGCTTCGTCACGGAGCAGACCGACCGCGGCATCCAGATCGAGGCCCCGGTGGCCGGCTGGTGGCTGTGGCAGTCGGCGCTGGGCATCCCGGGCACCCTGGTGTACTACGACCAGCAGATCCTCACCTACCAGGTGATCGGCACCGGCACGGAGCTGGCCATCGCGGTGATGACCCCGCTGCTCGTACTCTGCGTGGCCGCGGTGCTCGCGCTCGGCTGGCGGGCCCAACGCCGGGGCGCCTCCGTCGACAGGCTCTTCCCGCCGCTGTTGCTGGCCCTGGTGCTCACGCTGATCGTGGTCAACAAAGTCGGTTCGCCCCAGTTCATGACCTGGCTGGCAGCCCCGCTGATCCTCGGGCTGGTGAGCTCGCCGCGGTCGTGGTGGCGACCGGCCCTGGTCGCCCTGGTCATGGCGGCGCTCACCCAGGTGGTGTATCCGTATTTCTACGACGGCCTGCTCGCCACCACCCCGGCCATGGTGCTGATCCTCACGGCGCGCAACCTGCTCGAGGTGGTGCTCCTGGTCTGGATGGCGGTGCGGCTGTGGCGGCTGGGCAGCCCCGGCGCCGGCCCCGGCGTCCTCACGCAGGCCGCGCCGGCCGCCGGCCTGCACCGTTCGATCCTGAAGGAGTAA
- a CDS encoding acyltransferase family protein, giving the protein MSSPTKTPHDAGPHKPKRRVPLWDNARWIAITLMVIGHAILKLIGESDTAYGVYLFIYAFHVPVFVAVSGYFAKSGPPGPRQMHRLITDIVFPYLIFQSIWTLISWGLSGTLKVDYSSPSWTLWFLIALAIWRVLLPYLVLLRYPLLIAIAISVGAGYVGDIDSTFSLSRTLGLLPFFVFGWKLRQWPLTAQWMHLSPAAVWRWRSGAIALFGVLALLVTVNIVGVRDLRLRSFTLYDEAYWQFGYDQFWAGVIRLGLMLASFGFILAFLMLMPRRATWFTPLGAATMYIYLLHTFLLYPLRETGVLDGPQPAWVLPAVILLAIGISVLLSLPVVKRIFRPLVEPRLRWLFRQEPSTHTGTIVLPHGPGK; this is encoded by the coding sequence ATGAGTTCGCCGACCAAGACCCCGCACGACGCCGGCCCGCACAAGCCGAAGCGCCGGGTTCCGCTCTGGGACAACGCCCGCTGGATCGCCATCACCCTGATGGTCATCGGGCACGCCATCCTCAAGCTCATCGGCGAGTCCGACACCGCCTACGGGGTCTACCTGTTCATCTACGCCTTCCACGTTCCGGTGTTCGTCGCCGTGAGCGGGTATTTCGCCAAGTCCGGGCCTCCCGGGCCCCGGCAGATGCACCGGCTCATCACCGACATCGTCTTCCCGTACCTGATCTTCCAGAGCATCTGGACCCTGATCAGCTGGGGCCTCAGCGGGACCCTCAAGGTCGACTACTCCAGCCCGTCCTGGACGCTCTGGTTCCTCATCGCGTTGGCCATCTGGCGGGTGCTGCTGCCCTACCTGGTATTGCTGCGGTACCCGCTGCTGATCGCCATCGCCATCTCGGTGGGCGCCGGGTACGTCGGCGACATCGACAGCACCTTCTCGCTGTCGCGCACGCTGGGCCTGCTGCCGTTCTTCGTGTTCGGCTGGAAGCTGCGCCAGTGGCCCCTCACCGCCCAGTGGATGCATCTGTCGCCGGCGGCGGTCTGGCGCTGGCGGAGCGGCGCGATCGCGCTGTTCGGCGTACTCGCGTTGCTCGTGACCGTCAACATCGTGGGCGTGCGGGACCTGCGCCTGCGCAGTTTCACGCTCTACGACGAGGCCTACTGGCAGTTCGGCTACGACCAGTTCTGGGCCGGCGTCATCCGGCTGGGCCTGATGCTGGCCTCGTTCGGGTTCATCCTGGCGTTCCTGATGCTGATGCCCCGCCGGGCCACCTGGTTCACCCCGCTGGGCGCGGCCACCATGTACATCTACCTGCTGCACACCTTCCTGCTCTACCCGCTGCGGGAGACCGGTGTGCTCGACGGCCCGCAGCCGGCCTGGGTGCTGCCCGCCGTGATCCTACTGGCGATCGGCATCTCCGTGCTGCTGTCGTTGCCCGTGGTCAAACGGATCTTCCGGCCCCTCGTTGAGCCCCGGCTGCGCTGGCTGTTCCGGCAGGAGCCGTCCACCCACACGGGCACCATCGTGCTGCCGCACGGGCCGGGAAAATAA
- a CDS encoding bifunctional o-acetylhomoserine/o-acetylserine sulfhydrylase has protein sequence MSDSADWKFETKQVHSGARPDPVTNARATPIYQTTSYVFNSAEHAQNLFALAEFGNIYTRIQNPTQAVVEERVAALEGGTGALLLASGQSASTFAVLNIAQAGDHIVSSSSIYGGTYNLFKYTLAKLGIETTFVEDQDDAAEWARAVRPNTKLFFAETIGNPKINVLDIALVAEVAHTNGVPLIVDNTIATPYLIRPFEHGADIIVHSATKFLGGHGTVIGGVIVDGGLFEWTANVEKFPGLTEPDPSYHGASYTAAVGDGLAYIIKARVQLLRDLGSAIAPASAWQLIQGIETLSLRIERHVSNTQTIAEFLENHPDIASVNYAGLPSSPWYATANTYAPLGVGAVLSFELKGGVDAGRALVDNLTLFSHLANIGDVRSLVIHPASTTHAQLTPEQQLTAGVTPGLVRLSVGIENVADLQADLEAGLAAARAVVQASRANA, from the coding sequence ATGAGCGATTCCGCAGACTGGAAGTTCGAAACCAAGCAGGTCCACTCCGGGGCCCGCCCTGACCCGGTGACCAACGCCAGGGCCACGCCGATCTACCAGACCACCTCCTACGTCTTCAACAGCGCAGAGCACGCCCAGAACCTGTTCGCGCTGGCCGAATTCGGCAACATCTACACCCGCATCCAGAACCCGACCCAGGCTGTCGTCGAAGAGCGCGTCGCCGCCCTCGAGGGCGGCACCGGCGCACTGCTGCTGGCGTCCGGTCAGTCGGCCTCGACCTTCGCGGTGCTCAACATCGCCCAGGCCGGCGACCACATCGTCTCGTCCAGCTCGATCTACGGCGGCACATACAACCTCTTCAAGTACACGCTTGCCAAGCTCGGCATCGAGACCACCTTCGTGGAAGACCAGGACGACGCGGCCGAGTGGGCGCGGGCCGTGCGGCCCAACACCAAGCTGTTCTTCGCCGAGACCATCGGCAACCCCAAGATCAACGTGCTCGACATCGCCCTCGTCGCCGAGGTCGCGCACACCAACGGGGTGCCGCTGATCGTGGACAACACCATCGCCACGCCGTACCTGATCCGCCCGTTCGAGCACGGCGCCGACATCATCGTGCACTCCGCCACCAAGTTCCTCGGCGGCCACGGCACCGTGATCGGCGGCGTCATCGTGGACGGTGGCCTGTTCGAATGGACGGCCAACGTCGAGAAGTTCCCGGGCCTGACCGAACCGGACCCGTCGTACCACGGCGCCAGTTACACCGCGGCGGTCGGCGACGGCCTCGCCTACATCATCAAGGCCCGCGTGCAGCTACTGCGTGACCTCGGCAGCGCCATCGCCCCGGCCAGCGCCTGGCAGCTCATCCAGGGCATCGAGACGCTGAGCCTCCGTATCGAGAGGCACGTCTCCAACACGCAGACGATCGCCGAGTTCCTGGAGAACCACCCGGACATCGCGTCGGTCAACTACGCGGGCCTGCCGTCGAGCCCCTGGTACGCCACCGCCAACACCTACGCCCCGCTGGGTGTGGGCGCCGTGCTGTCGTTCGAGCTCAAGGGCGGGGTGGATGCCGGCCGTGCTCTGGTCGACAACCTCACCCTGTTCAGCCACCTGGCGAACATCGGCGACGTGCGTTCGCTCGTCATCCACCCGGCGTCCACGACCCACGCCCAGCTCACCCCCGAGCAGCAGCTCACCGCGGGCGTCACGCCCGGCCTGGTGCGGCTGTCGGTGGGCATCGAGAACGTCGCCGACCTGCAGGCCGACCTCGAAGCCGGGCTCGCCGCCGCGCGCGCCGTGGTGCAGGCCTCTCGCGCGAACGCGTAA
- a CDS encoding sensor histidine kinase, producing MVGLTASVTTLAYLAVPGGLEPRVTLVVVPLLLLIIGCQYLLGRSSAVRWAVGVVLLGNTAILLVGLTSQRGLGLNILEEAVIASIAAGALSCVAPVLVVGPGRQVILFASFGLTVAAVALVTISAGGSVFPLALTVCGWAALSLGGWWIAQSVPRVLQRIAAIGRAHQAERHASELEAQRRQGARLLHDTVLATLTLLAHSGVGVSPAALRQQSGDDARLLRQLRLGGLPTPSRSGVYTLEPANTSMLGSTLESVKQRFGRMGLEVDWHGSGQVLLPSDVLDSFLLALGECLENVRRHSGVTRADVTISDDDTTVRAMVTDAGRGFDLSAVSTERLGFAESVVARLRDVGGTARLFSSPGSGTTVVLEVPK from the coding sequence ATGGTCGGCTTGACCGCGTCGGTGACGACTTTGGCCTACCTCGCCGTGCCCGGCGGGCTCGAACCGCGCGTGACCCTGGTGGTCGTGCCACTGTTGCTGCTGATTATCGGCTGCCAGTACCTGCTCGGCCGTAGCAGTGCCGTGCGCTGGGCCGTGGGCGTCGTGCTGCTGGGTAACACCGCCATCCTCCTCGTGGGACTGACCTCCCAGCGTGGCCTCGGCCTCAACATTCTGGAGGAGGCCGTGATCGCCTCCATCGCGGCCGGTGCGCTCAGCTGCGTCGCCCCCGTGCTGGTGGTCGGGCCCGGCCGGCAGGTCATCCTGTTCGCCTCGTTCGGGTTGACCGTGGCCGCGGTGGCGCTCGTGACCATCTCTGCCGGCGGCTCGGTGTTCCCCCTGGCCCTGACCGTGTGCGGTTGGGCGGCACTGTCGCTGGGCGGCTGGTGGATCGCGCAGAGCGTGCCCCGGGTGCTGCAGCGCATCGCGGCCATCGGGCGGGCCCACCAGGCCGAACGGCATGCCAGCGAGCTCGAGGCCCAGCGCCGGCAGGGTGCCCGGTTGTTGCACGACACCGTGCTGGCCACCCTCACCCTGCTCGCCCACTCCGGAGTCGGGGTGAGCCCGGCGGCGCTGCGGCAGCAGTCCGGCGACGACGCCAGGCTCCTGCGCCAGCTGCGCCTGGGCGGCCTGCCCACCCCGAGCCGGTCCGGTGTGTATACCCTTGAGCCGGCCAACACGTCGATGCTCGGCAGCACCCTCGAGTCGGTCAAGCAACGCTTCGGCCGGATGGGCCTCGAGGTCGACTGGCACGGCAGTGGCCAGGTGCTGCTGCCCAGCGATGTGCTCGACTCGTTCCTGCTCGCCCTCGGCGAGTGCCTGGAGAACGTCCGCCGGCATTCCGGTGTCACCCGCGCCGACGTCACCATCTCCGACGACGACACCACCGTGCGGGCCATGGTGACGGATGCGGGCAGAGGCTTCGACCTCAGCGCGGTCAGCACCGAACGACTGGGCTTCGCCGAATCCGTGGTGGCGCGCCTCCGCGACGTGGGCGGAACCGCGCGGCTCTTCTCCTCCCCCGGCTCCGGCACGACCGTCGTTCTCGAGGTGCCCAAATGA
- a CDS encoding MFS transporter: protein MPSLTDGTATLTPARVRLALLALALGGFAIGATEFVAMGLLPNLAADLLPGLYAYSPDVANAQVGWIISAYALGVVVGAPTIAAAAARWPRKQLLLVLLACFTLATIASALLPTFGLVLVARFVAALPHGAYFGIASLVAAELMGPGKRARGVAIVLSGLTIANVIGVPSITWLGQLAGWRVAYIAVAALFAVTFVAVIVAVPFQAGDAGATMRNELRAFGRLQVWFALMIGAVGFGGLFAVYTYVAPLVIEITGLPAFAVPLVLIVVGLGMTVGNFAGGVFADRSVRRSMYAFFAVMLAALLLLAFSAQHLAGLLAGVFLVGASAAALSPTIQTRLMDVAHDSQSIAAALNHSALNLGNSLGAFLGGVVIAGGLGYLAPIWVGFGLSVVGLGLAVITFGIDRSRRRRGRPVPYGTALITVVDAH from the coding sequence ATGCCCTCACTCACCGACGGGACGGCGACACTGACGCCGGCCCGGGTCCGCCTCGCGCTGCTCGCCCTCGCCCTGGGCGGTTTCGCCATCGGCGCCACCGAATTCGTGGCCATGGGCCTGCTGCCCAACCTCGCCGCGGATCTGCTGCCCGGTCTCTACGCTTACTCCCCGGACGTCGCCAACGCGCAGGTGGGTTGGATCATCTCCGCCTACGCGCTCGGCGTCGTCGTCGGGGCGCCCACCATCGCGGCAGCGGCGGCCCGCTGGCCGCGCAAGCAACTGCTCCTGGTGCTGTTGGCCTGCTTCACCCTCGCCACCATCGCGTCGGCGCTGCTGCCGACGTTCGGCCTCGTGCTCGTGGCGCGTTTTGTCGCCGCACTGCCGCACGGAGCCTACTTCGGTATCGCCTCACTCGTCGCGGCAGAACTGATGGGGCCGGGCAAACGGGCCCGCGGTGTGGCGATCGTGCTCTCCGGGCTCACCATCGCCAACGTCATCGGGGTGCCGTCGATCACCTGGCTCGGCCAGCTGGCCGGCTGGCGGGTGGCCTACATCGCGGTGGCCGCGCTGTTCGCCGTGACCTTCGTTGCCGTGATCGTGGCCGTGCCCTTCCAGGCCGGGGACGCCGGCGCCACCATGCGCAACGAGTTGCGGGCCTTCGGCCGTCTTCAGGTCTGGTTCGCCCTGATGATCGGGGCCGTGGGCTTCGGCGGTCTGTTCGCCGTGTACACCTACGTGGCGCCGTTGGTGATCGAGATCACCGGGCTACCGGCCTTCGCCGTGCCGCTCGTGCTCATCGTGGTCGGCCTCGGCATGACCGTGGGCAACTTCGCCGGAGGGGTCTTCGCCGACCGCAGCGTGCGGCGCAGCATGTACGCCTTCTTCGCCGTCATGCTCGCGGCCCTGCTGCTGTTGGCCTTCTCCGCCCAGCACCTCGCAGGCCTGCTGGCCGGGGTGTTCCTGGTCGGCGCGTCGGCGGCGGCGCTGTCGCCGACCATCCAGACCCGGCTGATGGATGTGGCGCACGACAGCCAGTCGATCGCGGCGGCCCTGAACCACTCGGCCCTGAACCTCGGCAACAGCCTGGGCGCGTTCCTGGGCGGCGTCGTCATCGCGGGCGGCCTGGGCTACCTCGCACCGATCTGGGTCGGCTTCGGACTCAGCGTGGTGGGCCTGGGTCTCGCGGTGATCACCTTCGGGATCGACCGGTCCCGCCGCCGGAGGGGCCGGCCCGTTCCCTACGGCACGGCCCTGATCACGGTGGTCGACGCGCACTGA
- a CDS encoding YkoF family thiamine/hydroxymethylpyrimidine-binding protein yields the protein MLVAFSLAPSGAPTDSVHDAVAAAVRVVRESGLPNHTDSMFTTIEGDWDEVFAVVKAAADAVGAFGSRVSLVLKADIRPGYSGELTAKLDRLEAAMEQSDDPA from the coding sequence ATGCTTGTCGCATTCTCATTGGCCCCCTCCGGAGCCCCCACCGACTCGGTGCACGACGCCGTCGCCGCCGCCGTGCGCGTCGTGCGCGAATCGGGCCTGCCCAACCACACCGACTCGATGTTCACCACCATCGAGGGCGACTGGGACGAGGTGTTCGCGGTCGTGAAGGCGGCGGCGGATGCCGTGGGCGCGTTCGGCAGCCGGGTGTCGCTGGTGCTCAAGGCCGACATCCGCCCCGGCTATTCGGGAGAGTTGACCGCCAAACTGGACCGCCTCGAGGCGGCCATGGAGCAATCGGACGATCCCGCGTAA